From the Hordeum vulgare subsp. vulgare chromosome 1H, MorexV3_pseudomolecules_assembly, whole genome shotgun sequence genome, the window TCAAATTGCTACAAAGATTAATACTATCTTGTTACGAAATCAATTAAGCTAGAAATGAATAACCCCTAGATTATGTACGTTGAAGAACAATGAAGGCAACACCCCAAATCTGTAACAAAAATCTCTTGCAAGAACGCAAGTATGATCTCGCAGCGAGTAGATCAGTTACCATCCTCACCCGGTGGCGTCCGGCTGCGCCCGGTGCGATGACCGCGGGAACGGCCGCCGGAGTTGGGGCGACGGCGAGAACTCCACGGGCGCCGGCGGCAGCTCCATCTCGCCGGCGAGGATCTTGACAATGTCCGTGCTGTCCGGGCGGTGCTCCGGCTGCCGCTGCAGGCACATGAGCGCGAGCTGCACGCAGAGCGTGGCCTGGTCCTTGTCGTAGGCGCCCTCCAGCCGCTCGTCGATGAGGTCGAGCACGTTGCCGGCGCGCGCGAGCTGCCGGCACCAGCTCACCAGGTTGGCCTTCTCCAGCTTCATCGGCGACGAGAGGATGTGGAGCGGCCGCCGGCCGGAGAGGATGACGAGCACCAGCACGCCGAAGCTGTACACGTCGGCTTTCTCGAGcaggtcgccgccgccgccctccggcGCCACGTAGCACACCGTGCCGCGCATGCTCGTCGTCGTGCTCAGGTCCCGGCTGAACAGGTCGCCGCTGTGGTGCATGTCGCCGCTGCCCGCGGACTGGCCCCGCCGCCGGCTCCTCTTCCGGCTCCTACGGAAGCTCATGTCGTCCAGAGCGTTCCGTTCGGCCTTGCCGTCCCCGTTGACATTGCTGGTGTTCACGCTGCTCGACCGCAGCCACGGCTTGCGAACCCTGCCCCGGCGCTGCTTGTCGACGGTGCCGCCGCCGGCTTTCTTGCTCATCTCCTCGAAGAATTCTTCCTTCCACCACTCGCGCATCTGGGTCGCCTCCTTCTTGTCGCCGGCGGCTCCTTTGCTGGCGCTGCTGTCGGCATTACCCGCGTTCTTATTGTCGTCGTCGGCGACGGAGGGTGAGTTCTTGTGGTCGCTGTCGTCGGCCCAATCCGGATTCCTCTCCGGGCAGATTTGGCTGCCGATCCACTCGGCCACGTAGTCCCGTGGGTCGAGCTCGCCGCTGTCGTCCTGCTTCACCTTCATCCACCACTCATTTCCCGACGCTCTAGCCGGAGCGGGCACCGGGTCGTCTttggcggaggcggtggtggagagGTCGAGGTCGCATGCCTCGCCGAGTTCTTGGCTCATGAAGTCGTCCCCGCCGGCGACGGGTCCAGTGTCGACGACGgcatcgggggtcttgaagcgcgCGAGGCCGAAGTCGGCGACCTTGGCACGGAAGTCGGCATCGAGGAGCACATTGCTGGGCTTGAGATCCCCGTGCACGACCGGCGGCTGGCACTCGGCGTGGAGGAACGCGAGCGCGCGCGCCACGTCGCGGACGACGCCTCGCCGCTGCGCCCAGTCGAGGCATCGCCCGTCCCCGAAGAGCGCGGCCTGGAGGGACCCCTGCGGCAGGTACTCGAAGACGAGGAGCAGGGACTCCCCGTCGGCGCCGGAGCCGGCGTAGCCGAGGAGGGAGACGAGGCGGTCGGAGGCGGGCGGGAGCGAGGCGAGCACGTGGAGCTCGTGCGGCGAGGAGCAGGTCTTGACGGCGGCGAGGGAGGCGTCGGGGAAGGTGGCGAGGTAGACGGGCGAGGCGGCGCCGCGGCCGAGGAGGCGGGAGGGGTGGAACCCTCCCGTGGCGCGGCGCAGCGCGCGGCGGGAGTAGCGGCGCAGCGGGCGCGCGGGCGGGGAGAAGGGTAGCGTGGGGCGCCGGCGCTGGCGGCGGAGGTGGAGCGCGAGGAGGAGGGCgagtaggaggaggagcagcagcactgccgtggcggcggcggcggtggccgcgaggaggaggtggcggtggctgctGGCGGCGTggaggggtgggggagggggaggggtggtGGATGGTGGCTGGACCTGGAGGTGGCGGGAGGGCATGGCTGCGCTGCGCTGTGCCGGCGCGAGCGACGACTTGtgtcggggcggggcggggcggggaggGTGTTGCCGTCCGTCGTGCTCGTGGTCTAGTTAGTAGGCAGACAGCCAGGCAGCGAGGGCCCGTGGTTGCTGGCCTGATTTGTCCGCCATTTTTCTATTTGCTCTGCTCCTTCctctctccttcttcatcctcttcttggATGGAGGGAGAACTTTCCACCATGCGCGGTGGGCGGGGCGCCGGCCAGGCCACCAGGCAGAAGCACACAATCCAACATTCCCcattgcttttgcttttgcttttgctcTGCTTTTGAGACCGGTGCTGTATTCCAGTCAACCCAGTTTTGATACGTTCCATCGTACCTGCGATGTAGGGAGTATTTTGCCGATGCTGGTGCACGCTCTCCTCCTATCGAAGGTGCTCAATGCATCATCAGCATTACAATTGTACCAAGGACACGTTAGTTTTGGCATTTTACTCGACTTGGGGCTGACTAAGCATATGCagcaaaaaataataatatcTGCATATTGATAGGTTGCATGCATCCCCTCTCGCTTGCATGCGTCAAAGCACAAGGCATGTTGATTGGTTGTGGCCTGGTTTGAGATCAAACACATGTCCGATTATTTGGTTACATCCAGGACAACAGTGTGATAACCTCCTCCTGAatgtgatgaggttactgaaagcACAAAAAATAACGCAAGCAAAACAAACTTAAGCAAATATCAAAGTTTAATCACACAAAAAAGTTTAACATAGTACGATAAATTTTGAACGATACCACAGCGCATAGTCTTAAACGAACAACCAACAC encodes:
- the LOC123450506 gene encoding putative receptor-like protein kinase At1g80870, with product MPSRHLQVQPPSTTPPPPPPLHAASSHRHLLLAATAAAATAVLLLLLLLALLLALHLRRQRRRPTLPFSPPARPLRRYSRRALRRATGGFHPSRLLGRGAASPVYLATFPDASLAAVKTCSSPHELHVLASLPPASDRLVSLLGYAGSGADGESLLLVFEYLPQGSLQAALFGDGRCLDWAQRRGVVRDVARALAFLHAECQPPVVHGDLKPSNVLLDADFRAKVADFGLARFKTPDAVVDTGPVAGGDDFMSQELGEACDLDLSTTASAKDDPVPAPARASGNEWWMKVKQDDSGELDPRDYVAEWIGSQICPERNPDWADDSDHKNSPSVADDDNKNAGNADSSASKGAAGDKKEATQMREWWKEEFFEEMSKKAGGGTVDKQRRGRVRKPWLRSSSVNTSNVNGDGKAERNALDDMSFRRSRKRSRRRGQSAGSGDMHHSGDLFSRDLSTTTSMRGTVCYVAPEGGGGDLLEKADVYSFGVLVLVILSGRRPLHILSSPMKLEKANLVSWCRQLARAGNVLDLIDERLEGAYDKDQATLCVQLALMCLQRQPEHRPDSTDIVKILAGEMELPPAPVEFSPSPQLRRPFPRSSHRAQPDATG